From one Rhizobium rosettiformans genomic stretch:
- a CDS encoding ABC transporter permease codes for MKRLSMSRIISPQLLALAGVLFFNWLVFPGFFNVTWQDGRLFGSLIDVINRGAPVAILAIGMTAIIATKGVDLSVGAVMAVAGAVAATCAVAGQPLIVTLAAALAVGILCGLWNGILVAYLGIQPFVATLVLMVAGRGVAQLITEGSIVTFSDQALIFVGTGNLFGLPMPAVIAIVLMVVAHFVMRRTAVGLFIEAIGINLSAANYTGLRSKVVILCIYAFGGFCAATAGIIAAADIRGADANNAGLWLELDAILAVVIGGTSLLGGRFSIPMSVLGAIIIQAMNTGVLVSGFPPEFNLIVKAGMIIIILVLQSARIAQVLGRKFGPRQAPATTPTQTKTQTSGQAR; via the coding sequence ATGAAAAGGCTTTCCATGTCCCGCATCATTTCCCCACAGCTTCTGGCTCTTGCCGGCGTGCTGTTTTTTAACTGGCTGGTCTTTCCCGGCTTCTTCAATGTGACCTGGCAGGATGGCCGGCTGTTCGGCAGCCTGATCGACGTCATCAATCGCGGCGCACCTGTCGCGATCCTGGCGATCGGCATGACGGCGATCATTGCGACCAAAGGCGTTGATCTCTCGGTCGGTGCCGTGATGGCGGTTGCCGGTGCGGTTGCCGCCACCTGCGCGGTTGCCGGGCAGCCGTTGATCGTGACACTCGCGGCAGCGCTTGCCGTCGGCATTCTCTGCGGTCTTTGGAACGGAATTCTGGTCGCCTATCTCGGCATCCAGCCTTTCGTCGCCACACTGGTGTTGATGGTGGCGGGGCGAGGGGTGGCGCAGCTGATCACCGAGGGCTCGATCGTCACCTTCTCCGATCAGGCACTTATTTTCGTCGGGACCGGCAATCTGTTCGGTCTGCCTATGCCGGCTGTCATTGCCATCGTGCTGATGGTGGTCGCGCATTTCGTGATGCGCCGGACAGCCGTCGGCCTCTTCATCGAAGCCATCGGCATCAATCTGTCGGCCGCCAACTATACCGGTTTGCGCAGCAAGGTCGTCATTCTGTGCATCTATGCCTTCGGTGGCTTCTGTGCCGCGACGGCCGGCATCATTGCGGCCGCCGATATTCGCGGGGCGGATGCCAACAATGCCGGCCTCTGGCTCGAGCTCGATGCGATCCTTGCGGTCGTCATCGGTGGCACTTCGCTGCTCGGCGGTCGCTTCTCGATCCCGATGTCGGTGCTCGGCGCGATCATCATTCAGGCGATGAATACCGGCGTGCTCGTCTCCGGCTTTCCGCCGGAGTTCAACCTGATCGTCAAGGCGGGCATGATCATCATCATCCTGGTGTTGCAATCGGCCCGGATCGCCCAGGTGCTCGGGCGCAAATTCGGCCCGCGTCAGGCACCGGCCACGACACCGACCCAGACCAAGACCCAAACTTCGGGACAGGCACGATGA
- a CDS encoding FadR/GntR family transcriptional regulator: MSEPGSLLRSLSGRSTARNYHSHVINEIGAGVISGRYPIGTTLPNDAELMEEFEVSRTVLREALKTLEAKGLLEARPKVGTKVAKKSRWSLYDPQVLAWHLEAPVDAEFLSGLHEVRRSLEPQAAAEVARRRTADQIRLMLYWIHQMETSLGSLQNFALADFELHRIIADSAHNPFVRALYGVIELAHALAYKALMAAPDPCLLDALLEKHRLLVNRIEYGDEAGARAAMLETIEHDRKVAQRSG, encoded by the coding sequence ATGAGTGAGCCGGGGAGCCTTCTTCGCTCCCTGTCCGGGCGGTCGACGGCGCGCAACTACCATTCGCATGTGATCAACGAGATCGGGGCCGGGGTTATCTCCGGCCGTTACCCGATCGGCACGACGCTGCCGAACGATGCCGAATTGATGGAGGAATTCGAGGTCTCGCGCACGGTGTTGCGCGAGGCCTTGAAGACTTTGGAGGCCAAGGGGCTGCTCGAAGCCCGCCCGAAGGTTGGGACCAAGGTCGCCAAGAAGAGCCGCTGGAGCCTATATGATCCGCAGGTTCTGGCCTGGCATCTGGAAGCCCCTGTCGATGCCGAGTTCCTGTCGGGTCTGCACGAGGTGCGCCGCTCGCTGGAGCCGCAGGCCGCGGCCGAAGTGGCACGGCGCCGTACCGCCGACCAGATCCGCCTGATGCTCTACTGGATCCACCAGATGGAGACCTCGCTCGGTTCGCTTCAGAATTTCGCGCTCGCCGATTTCGAACTGCACCGCATCATCGCCGACTCGGCTCACAATCCTTTCGTGCGGGCGCTATACGGCGTCATCGAGCTGGCCCATGCGCTGGCCTACAAGGCGCTGATGGCGGCGCCGGATCCATGCCTTCTGGATGCGCTCCTCGAGAAACACCGGTTGCTGGTCAACCGGATCGAATATGGCGACGAAGCCGGAGCGAGAGCCGCCATGCTCGAAACAATCGAGCACGATCGCAAGGTCGCGCAGCGATCCGGCTGA
- a CDS encoding GntR family transcriptional regulator: MNAKSSLRRQLDPNLEDRARAIRDALRDAIVDRRLAPGTKLSEAEVGTLFDVSRTVVRDALQMLAFEGLVRTERNRGAFVSNPSTEEARQVFASRRLIEAGIIAAAAERITADDIAALREHLKEEARYRTERGANARRAEIKASGDFHLMLAKVAGNQVLEKFMDELVARSSLVIALYGRTGISSCGHDEHDEILNALEKGDAKKATHLMLHHIDHIEADLDLTMAEARTLKDALAL; the protein is encoded by the coding sequence ATGAACGCCAAGAGCTCGCTCCGCAGGCAACTCGACCCCAATCTCGAAGACCGCGCCCGGGCGATCCGCGACGCTTTGCGCGACGCCATCGTCGACCGCCGGCTGGCCCCCGGCACGAAGCTATCGGAGGCCGAAGTCGGCACGCTTTTCGACGTCAGCCGGACGGTCGTTCGCGACGCTTTGCAGATGCTGGCCTTCGAGGGCTTGGTCCGCACCGAGAGAAATCGCGGCGCCTTCGTCTCCAATCCGAGCACGGAAGAAGCCCGCCAGGTCTTCGCGTCGCGCCGCCTGATCGAGGCCGGCATCATTGCGGCCGCCGCTGAACGGATCACAGCTGACGATATAGCCGCCCTGCGCGAACACCTGAAGGAAGAGGCGCGATACCGCACCGAACGCGGCGCGAATGCAAGACGCGCCGAGATCAAGGCATCGGGCGATTTCCACCTCATGCTGGCCAAGGTGGCTGGCAATCAGGTGCTGGAAAAATTCATGGACGAGCTCGTCGCCCGCTCATCCCTCGTCATCGCGCTTTATGGCCGCACAGGCATTTCCAGCTGCGGACATGACGAGCACGACGAAATCCTGAATGCGCTGGAAAAGGGCGACGCTAAAAAGGCGACCCATCTCATGCTGCATCACATCGATCACATCGAGGCCGATCTCGATCTCACCATGGCCGAAGCCCGCACGCTCAAGGACGCGCTCGCCCTCTGA
- the yjfF gene encoding galactofuranose ABC transporter, permease protein YjfF, with the protein MNPRYRPLAATTLIFVIAYAICISQYPGMWSTRVFGNFLTDNAFLGIAAVGATFVIISGGIDLSVGAVIGLTGVITAILISWVGLHPMAVFAIVLVLAAAFGASMGAVIHFLQVPPFIVTLAGMFLARGMASVLSQDSIPIDHEFYRTISSLYYRLPGGGRLSFIGLLMLATFIVFGFIAHKTRFGSYVYAIGGNANSASLMGVPTGQVTIGIYALSSFLGGLAGIVYSLYTSAGYPLAAVGIELDSIAAVVIGGTLLTGGYGFIFGTLIGVMLQGLVQTYIVFDGTLSSWWTKIAIGFLLFMFILLQKLVFTAQTGRTRLKKAPA; encoded by the coding sequence ATGAATCCGCGTTATCGCCCTCTCGCCGCGACCACCCTCATCTTCGTGATCGCTTATGCCATCTGCATTTCCCAATATCCGGGCATGTGGTCGACGCGCGTCTTCGGCAACTTTCTGACCGACAACGCCTTTCTCGGCATCGCTGCAGTCGGTGCGACCTTCGTCATCATTTCCGGCGGCATCGATCTCTCCGTCGGTGCGGTGATCGGCCTGACCGGCGTCATCACGGCCATTCTGATTTCCTGGGTCGGCCTGCATCCCATGGCGGTCTTTGCAATCGTTCTGGTTCTGGCCGCAGCCTTCGGGGCATCCATGGGGGCGGTCATCCACTTCCTGCAGGTGCCGCCCTTCATCGTGACGCTGGCGGGCATGTTCCTGGCGCGCGGCATGGCCTCGGTGCTCAGCCAGGATTCCATCCCGATCGATCACGAGTTCTACCGGACGATTTCCAGCCTATACTATCGACTGCCCGGTGGTGGGCGCCTGAGCTTCATCGGTCTCTTGATGCTCGCCACCTTCATCGTCTTCGGGTTCATCGCCCACAAGACGCGGTTCGGCTCCTATGTCTATGCGATCGGCGGCAATGCCAATTCGGCCTCGCTGATGGGCGTTCCGACCGGGCAAGTGACCATCGGCATCTATGCCCTGTCGTCCTTCCTGGGCGGGCTCGCCGGGATCGTCTACTCGCTTTACACTTCGGCGGGCTACCCGCTGGCGGCGGTCGGCATCGAACTTGACTCGATTGCAGCCGTGGTGATAGGCGGAACCCTGTTGACGGGCGGTTATGGTTTCATCTTCGGAACCCTGATCGGGGTCATGCTGCAGGGCCTTGTCCAGACTTACATCGTCTTCGATGGGACGCTCTCCAGCTGGTGGACTAAAATCGCCATCGGGTTCCTGCTGTTCATGTTCATCTTGCTTCAGAAGCTGGTGTTTACCGCGCAGACCGGGCGTACGCGCCTGAAGAAGGCCCCTGCATGA
- a CDS encoding sugar ABC transporter ATP-binding protein — protein sequence MTEHSSIVLAAAGITKTFGNHTALDAVDIAFHRGEVHALLGENGAGKSTLIKILTGAYIPDGGTITVDGEPVNFTTPQQAQTLGIGTVYQEVNLLPNMTVVDNLFIGRQPTNRLGLVDKLRMERESREILATYGLDIDVKAELSTFSVAVQQIIAIARAVELSGKVLILDEPTASLDRSEVEKLFSIVRQLRDRGLAIVFITHFLDQVFELSDRVTVLRNGRLVGTQAIASLDRTSLVRMMLGKDLAFHHHDVLGEEGEVGETLMEFEGFGLSNSVQPFDLKIHRGEVVGVAGLLGSGRTEMARLMFGIDQADSGSIKIDGSSRQVRNPREAVELGFGFCPEDRKIDGIFGDLSVRENIVIAMQARLGWFKALNRDEQLEIAGNFIEALDIRTASAELPVKLLSGGNQQKVILARWLATDPRFLILDEPTRGIDVGAHAEIVRMISRLREDGLALVVISSELDEIVSYSSRVVVMRDRKMVAELHGADITPGVIVQTIAAQPAEAEA from the coding sequence ATGACCGAGCATTCATCGATCGTGCTTGCGGCGGCGGGCATCACCAAGACATTCGGCAATCATACGGCGCTCGACGCTGTCGATATCGCGTTTCATCGCGGCGAAGTGCATGCGCTTCTCGGCGAAAACGGTGCCGGTAAATCCACGCTGATCAAGATCCTGACCGGTGCCTATATCCCGGATGGCGGGACCATCACCGTCGATGGCGAGCCTGTGAATTTCACGACGCCGCAGCAGGCCCAGACGCTCGGCATCGGTACGGTCTATCAGGAGGTCAATCTCCTGCCGAATATGACCGTCGTCGACAATCTGTTCATTGGCCGGCAGCCGACCAACCGCCTTGGTTTGGTCGACAAACTTCGTATGGAGCGGGAATCGCGCGAGATCCTGGCGACCTACGGCCTCGACATCGACGTGAAGGCGGAGCTTTCGACATTCTCCGTCGCCGTCCAGCAGATCATTGCGATCGCCCGTGCCGTCGAGCTCTCCGGCAAGGTGCTGATCCTCGACGAGCCGACTGCCAGTCTCGACCGGTCCGAGGTCGAAAAGCTGTTTAGCATCGTCCGGCAGCTGCGCGACCGTGGTCTCGCGATTGTCTTCATTACCCACTTCCTCGACCAGGTTTTCGAGCTTTCTGACCGCGTGACGGTCCTGCGCAACGGACGACTCGTCGGGACGCAGGCGATTGCCTCGCTCGATCGCACCAGTCTGGTGCGCATGATGCTTGGCAAGGACCTCGCCTTTCATCACCACGACGTGCTCGGAGAAGAGGGCGAGGTGGGCGAGACGCTGATGGAATTCGAAGGTTTCGGTCTCTCGAACAGCGTGCAGCCCTTCGATCTCAAGATCCATCGCGGCGAAGTCGTCGGCGTCGCCGGTCTCCTGGGGTCCGGTCGTACCGAGATGGCGCGGCTGATGTTCGGCATCGATCAGGCCGATAGCGGCTCGATCAAGATTGACGGTTCAAGCCGCCAGGTGCGCAATCCGCGCGAGGCCGTCGAACTCGGCTTCGGCTTCTGCCCTGAAGATCGCAAGATCGATGGTATCTTCGGCGACCTCTCGGTGCGCGAGAATATCGTGATCGCCATGCAGGCGCGGCTCGGTTGGTTCAAGGCGCTCAATCGCGACGAACAGCTGGAGATCGCCGGCAACTTCATCGAGGCGCTCGACATCCGCACGGCCTCGGCGGAACTGCCGGTCAAGCTGCTCTCGGGTGGGAACCAGCAGAAGGTGATCCTCGCCCGCTGGCTTGCGACCGATCCGCGTTTCCTCATCCTCGACGAGCCGACACGCGGCATCGATGTCGGCGCCCATGCCGAGATCGTGCGCATGATCAGCCGGCTGCGCGAAGACGGACTGGCCCTCGTCGTGATCTCGTCCGAACTCGACGAAATCGTCAGTTATTCCTCGCGTGTCGTCGTCATGCGTGATCGCAAAATGGTCGCCGAACTGCATGGCGCCGACATCACCCCGGGTGTCATCGTCCAGACCATTGCCGCCCAGCCGGCGGAGGCCGAGGCATGA